In one window of Vibrio sp. DW001 DNA:
- a CDS encoding YecH family metal-binding protein, giving the protein MNNIHGHKILDMLSEKFLTRDEVKNLLTNEYGDDVQFHTCLSEGLNFDELFDFFIEREKIATVDGKYSINATNKCE; this is encoded by the coding sequence ATGAATAATATTCATGGGCACAAAATATTAGATATGTTGTCAGAAAAATTTCTCACTCGAGATGAAGTAAAGAACCTGCTCACAAATGAGTACGGGGACGATGTCCAGTTTCATACTTGCCTGAGTGAAGGTCTGAACTTTGATGAACTTTTTGATTTCTTTATCGAAAGAGAAAAAATAGCCACAGTTGATGGGAAATACAGCATTAATGCGACGAATAAGTGCGAATAA
- a CDS encoding lysoplasmalogenase, with amino-acid sequence MWGWLMVGLSGLIHISTANSENKNLSKILKPITLLLLMAILVTTGREEPQFIWMAIGLSLAVIADTFSALPKISTRASFIALILSFLFYSKGFWSLLHGDITWWLPSLLFAGSIILILLLLPKLDTIIFPVSIMGLVLVQMSWVSCAVWMNNTNMANLYACLACFVFVAATLVSAVNIYRHPFPNSDLWATSGFFIAHSLTVASVIA; translated from the coding sequence ATGTGGGGTTGGCTGATGGTTGGGCTATCTGGGTTAATTCATATTTCGACGGCGAATAGCGAGAATAAAAATCTGTCTAAGATATTGAAACCGATAACTTTACTATTATTAATGGCTATTTTGGTAACAACTGGTCGTGAAGAGCCTCAATTCATATGGATGGCGATTGGCCTTTCTCTAGCTGTCATTGCTGATACGTTCAGTGCTCTACCCAAAATAAGTACCAGAGCAAGCTTTATCGCGTTAATTTTGTCATTTCTATTTTACAGTAAGGGATTTTGGTCTCTGTTGCATGGTGATATTACGTGGTGGCTACCGTCTCTGCTATTTGCCGGTAGTATTATTCTCATCTTACTTTTGCTCCCAAAGCTGGATACGATTATTTTTCCTGTATCTATTATGGGTTTGGTCTTGGTCCAGATGTCATGGGTGTCCTGTGCTGTCTGGATGAACAATACCAATATGGCAAATTTGTATGCTTGCCTTGCTTGTTTTGTTTTTGTTGCTGCGACTCTAGTTAGTGCGGTTAATATCTATCGCCATCCTTTCCCAAATTCTGATCTATGGGCCACGAGTGGCTTTTTTATCGCTCATTCACTGACTGTCGCTTCTGTTATTGCTTAA
- a CDS encoding DUF4145 domain-containing protein, translating into MSNIEEVVKRTRRIEKLLRVQYHADGKGLHQLITSCEDRLPHDVISKLRYVATIRNKIVHEEDFTLDNRKSYFATCDACEKELTPRANRFIWRAAILVMTLFTLAALGFYLVHWDKLVEHL; encoded by the coding sequence ATGTCGAATATTGAGGAAGTTGTTAAGCGTACTCGCCGTATTGAGAAGTTGTTGCGGGTGCAATATCATGCTGATGGAAAAGGATTACATCAATTAATCACCAGTTGTGAGGATCGATTACCTCACGATGTGATAAGTAAATTGAGGTATGTTGCCACTATTCGGAACAAAATAGTTCATGAAGAAGACTTTACGTTGGATAACAGAAAATCTTACTTCGCTACCTGTGACGCTTGCGAAAAAGAACTTACTCCAAGAGCGAACCGTTTCATTTGGCGAGCGGCCATTTTGGTCATGACGTTGTTTACGCTCGCGGCACTAGGATTCTATCTTGTTCACTGGGACAAGCTTGTTGAACACTTATAA
- a CDS encoding acyltransferase family protein, which produces MEKRVFFFDLLRCMAAIAVIAIHVLAPYRHELGTIPINEWFVAITVNGFSRWAVPVFIMITGALMLNDTRPFNAKYYVSRRLGKVLIPFIIWSLFYAYLSGWSADGYDSGVTFDTLRNILHKETYYHLGFFYYFIPLYFVIPFFQILVQKTDDLAIFAFLSVWILATALFLFRIDGPWSHQLWLYSGYLLLGYVLYKKVPLTKGMVTFFVILGAIGLFSSVWMVATESIAQDKYTFGRWLSYKTINTVFAASMVFMLCRYFGEGLRQSTRKVVGFISQNSLGIYILHPIFLWPMKEFGWFQGHPMWVIPLWILLSGSGALFVSWILSKSNRTSWLLP; this is translated from the coding sequence ATGGAAAAAAGAGTTTTTTTCTTCGATCTACTTCGTTGTATGGCCGCGATTGCGGTTATTGCTATTCACGTTCTCGCACCTTATCGACATGAATTAGGCACTATTCCGATTAATGAATGGTTTGTTGCGATTACGGTGAACGGTTTCAGTCGTTGGGCTGTCCCAGTATTTATTATGATTACTGGTGCGTTGATGCTGAACGACACACGGCCGTTTAATGCGAAATATTATGTCAGTCGTCGCCTTGGTAAAGTTTTGATTCCATTTATTATCTGGTCTCTTTTTTACGCTTATTTATCAGGGTGGTCTGCAGATGGTTATGATTCTGGTGTGACATTCGACACGTTGAGAAACATTCTCCACAAAGAAACGTATTACCATCTTGGTTTTTTTTACTACTTTATTCCTCTTTATTTTGTCATTCCCTTTTTTCAGATTCTGGTTCAAAAAACGGATGACCTAGCGATTTTTGCTTTCTTATCTGTGTGGATACTCGCAACAGCCTTGTTTCTGTTCCGAATCGATGGTCCGTGGAGCCACCAATTATGGTTGTATTCCGGTTATCTATTGCTTGGTTATGTTCTTTACAAAAAGGTACCATTAACAAAGGGAATGGTGACGTTTTTTGTTATTCTCGGTGCTATAGGGCTATTTAGTAGTGTTTGGATGGTTGCTACAGAGAGTATTGCGCAAGACAAATATACCTTTGGTAGGTGGTTATCCTATAAGACTATAAATACAGTTTTTGCTGCCTCAATGGTGTTTATGCTTTGTCGTTATTTTGGTGAAGGCTTAAGGCAAAGTACGAGAAAAGTTGTTGGGTTTATTAGTCAAAATTCTCTGGGGATATATATTCTTCACCCTATTTTTTTATGGCCAATGAAAGAGTTTGGGTGGTTTCAGGGGCATCCTATGTGGGTTATCCCGTTATGGATATTACTTAGCGGTAGCGGCGCGCTCTTTGTTAGTTGGATATTGTCAAAAAGTAATAGAACATCGTGGCTACTACCGTAA